Proteins co-encoded in one Candidatus Manganitrophaceae bacterium genomic window:
- the prpB gene encoding methylisocitrate lyase has product MTSAARGAASPGKRLRQMIKKRSIILPGAFNAFSAELIEQAGFEAVYISGAGLANGVAGVPDIGLLSLSEVTTQAAYITRAVKIPAIADADTGFGEGVHLVRAVGAFEEAGVAGIQIEDQQFPKRCGHLPGKRLIPAKEMVQKIRSAIRARHDPDFIIIARTDARGVTNLRDALDRACRYVDAGADVIFPEALESAEEFATFAQKLDAPLLANMTEFGKSPLLSADDLSKMGYRLILFPMTLFRRAAQAMEETLTTLKKEGTSRGLLGQMQTRRALYEVIHYDDYERLDAELASEARKGKRGKRKWGKDERT; this is encoded by the coding sequence ATGACCTCCGCGGCGCGGGGCGCGGCCTCGCCGGGAAAGCGGCTCCGGCAAATGATCAAGAAGCGGTCTATTATCCTGCCGGGGGCGTTCAACGCCTTCTCCGCCGAGCTGATCGAGCAGGCGGGGTTCGAGGCGGTCTATATCAGCGGCGCCGGCCTTGCCAACGGGGTGGCGGGGGTTCCCGACATCGGGCTTCTTTCGTTGAGCGAGGTGACGACGCAGGCGGCCTATATCACCCGGGCGGTGAAGATCCCGGCGATTGCCGATGCCGACACCGGCTTCGGCGAGGGGGTCCATCTGGTCCGGGCGGTCGGGGCATTCGAAGAAGCGGGGGTTGCCGGCATCCAGATCGAAGACCAGCAATTTCCAAAGCGCTGCGGCCATCTGCCGGGAAAACGCTTGATCCCGGCGAAAGAGATGGTGCAGAAGATCCGCTCGGCGATCCGCGCGCGGCACGATCCTGATTTTATCATCATCGCTCGGACCGATGCCCGCGGCGTGACGAACCTGCGAGACGCCCTCGATCGGGCCTGCCGCTATGTCGATGCCGGGGCCGACGTCATCTTTCCGGAAGCGTTGGAGTCGGCGGAGGAGTTTGCCACGTTCGCCCAAAAGCTCGACGCGCCGCTCTTGGCGAATATGACCGAGTTTGGAAAAAGCCCGCTCCTCTCGGCGGACGATCTGTCGAAAATGGGGTATCGGTTGATCCTCTTCCCGATGACCCTCTTTCGCAGGGCGGCCCAGGCGATGGAGGAGACGCTGACCACGCTGAAAAAAGAGGGAACCTCTCGGGGGCTGCTCGGACAGATGCAGACCCGGCGCGCGCTCTATGAGGTCATCCACTATGACGATTACGAGCGGCTCGACGCGGAGCTTGCTTCAGAAGCTCGGAAGGGAAAACGGGGGAAGAGAAAATGGGGGAAGGATGAGCGAACCTAA